Proteins found in one Plasmodium gaboni strain SY75 chromosome 13, whole genome shotgun sequence genomic segment:
- a CDS encoding hypothetical protein (conserved Plasmodium protein, unknown function) has product MFFNYSKEKKYKNVLLIFFLYIIFFVSKYYSGKTVTYNYSLIPFNIKTKERSPWNFIKNDLYEIKRKQRRKELHASDIAKTFENTIPEEYIKYNIPEEPIYPYISVPDNLYTKKYNGNDNDNVNDKQEKDKNVAQLTHGLKKMSFEEYKKWNEENMKESQELPEPTIEDYIEDVEYEKYIHPALIKNVDVNNPRYSLYFLNDKIKNDPDDCATLNCFDKNDLEDDLTEYDAAFNGIGPWPSTQELIEHENNIEYDKTDMEMEYNITYDKTGYYEYKEKLMNEEMKGIKKNDMNIDDSETLHDSATTMQKDQMEDKEESNKNCINKTEINNNNNSNSNYSSGNNDVLTNNDLFCLLHNEKKITTNDVRKLYYKKEIKNIKEAKEEIIKWDERKNVSRSKWTLNKDEINLFPPYVKKLYYEHYEKYQKEKDEEINNIRKNSAGSQLFMNMREVYDNKENLTSWTNDHINDKMNNISDITIPNVKVGRLNELTKLYGNNPSSNDIMDDIRNNINHKPLNNIMTDKINDHMNQKFPQEYNNNNNNIESQNKYTNFRLLEDNVLYTRSKSPINEILYEWDDPLNCLWRKRTEDVIRDVIMYDFPFKELRRPSNLDLYDVTWYAGKIDIFVTVEEGRNYKITLFDLKQLVKKIAERLKELEIEDEIVILPFFELVVSSLPKKNILICRRDWNNNIGKEVVVFFKDNILQPVEGILLGSPSVFHVIINANNKKILNFVINNIDKIVLKNTQDELKDNIILKAAISPSESQSGSPTESQSDIDSDNKNINEQNRKAINENSNLEKDMKQIDDEDIYDQVDNTYDKENIKNEFKDIEFDDLDKLRNVNKTSKDKNVNVMKNINNLDQDQNDLNNIINEEDEQDDQEAEDNDEYDDDDMDNDIDSDIDSDIDSDIDSDIDSDIDSDIDNDMDNDMDNDMDSDIDSYDNDYNDYS; this is encoded by the exons atgttttttaattattcaaaagagaaaaaatataagaatgtattgttgattttttttttatatattattttttttgtctcAAAATATTATAGTGGGAAAACAGtaacatataattatag CTTAATTCCTTTTAACattaaaacaaaagaaaGATCACCTTGGAATTTTATCAAAAATGATTTGTATGAGATAAAGAGGAAGCaaagaagaaaagaatTACATGCATCTGATATAGCTAAAACGTTTGAAAATACAATACCagaagaatatattaaatataatattccTGAAGAACCAAT ATATCCATATATATCTGTACCTGATAATCTGTATaccaaaaaatataatggTAATGATAACGATAATGTGAACGATAAACAAGAGAAGGACAAAAATGTTGCCCAATTAACACATGGTCTAAAGAAAATGTCCTTCGaggaatataaaaaatggaatgaagaaaatatgaaaGAGAGCCAAGAGTTGCCTGAACCAACAATAGAGGATTATATTGAAGATGTGGAATATgagaaatatatacatcctgctttaataaaaaatgtgGATGTAAACAATCCAAGATACTcactttattttttaaatgataaaataaaaaatgatcCCGATGATTGTGCTACGTTAAATTgttttgataaaaatgatttaGAAGATGATCTTACCGAATACGATGCTGCATTTAATGGTATAGGTCCATGGCCATCTACACAAGAATTAATAGAAcatgaaaataatatagaatatGATAAAACAGATATGGAAATggaatataatataaccTATGATAAAACAGgttattatgaatataaagaaaaattaatgaaTGAAGAAATGAAAGGAATAAAGAAGAACGATATGAACATAGATGATTCAGAGACATTGCACGATAGTGCTACTACAATGCAAAAGGATCAAATGGAAGATAAAGAAgaaagtaataaaaattgtataaataaaacggagattaataataataataatagtaatagtaaTTATAGTAGTGGTAATAATGATGTACTTACGaataatgatttattttgtCTGTTAcataatgaaaaaaaaatcacGACAAATGATGTTAGAAAATTATACTATaagaaagaaataaaaaatattaaagaagcaaaagaagaaattataaaatgggatgaaagaaaaaatgtTTCACGTTCCAAATGGACTTTAAATAAAgatgaaataaatttatttcctccatatgtaaaaaaattatattatgaacattatgaaaaatatcaaaaagaaaaagatgAAGAAATCAATAATATACGCAAAAATAGTGCAGGTAGTCAATTGTTTATGAATATGAGAGAGgtatatgataataaagaGAATTTAACCTCATGGACAAATGATCATATAAACGACAAAATGAACAATATAAGTGATATTACAATTCCTAATGTTAAAGTTGGTCGTTTAAATGAAttaacaaaattatatggAAATAATCCATCATCAAATGATATTATGGATgatataagaaataatataaatcataaaccgttaaataatatcatgacagataaaataaatgatcACATGAATCAAAAATTTCCAcaagaatataataataataataataatatagagtcacaaaataaatacacaAATTTTCGATTATTAGAAGataatgttttatatacaaGATCTAAATCTCCAATcaatgaaatattatatgagTGGGATGATCCTTTAAATTGTTTATGGAGGAAAAGAACAGAAGATGTTATAAGAGATGTAATAATGTATGATTTTCCATTTAAAGAATTAAGAAGACCATCTAATTTAGATCTATATGATGTTACATGGTATGCAGGTAAAATAGATATCTTCGTTACAGTGGAAGAAGgaagaaattataaaattacaCTCTTCGATTTAAAACAACtagtaaaaaaaattgcTGAGAGATTAAAAGAACTAGAAATTGAAGATGAAATAGTTATTTTGCCATTCTTTGAATTAGTTGTATCTTCTTTgccaaaaaaaaatatcttaATATGTAGAAGAGACTggaataataatataggTAAAGAAGttgttgttttttttaaagataATATTCTTCAACCAGTCGAAGGAATATTACTAGGATCGCCAAGTGTATTTCATGTAATTATTAATGctaataataaaaaaatattaaactttgtaataaataatattgataaaattgttttaaaaaatacacaggatgaattaaaagataatattattttaaaagcTGCAATAAGTCCAAGTGAAAGTCAAAGTGGTAGTCCAACTGAAAGTCAAAGTGATATTGatagtgataataaaaacataaatgaacaaaatCGTAAAGCTATAAATGAAAACTCCAATTTAGAAAAAGATATGAAACAAATTGATGACgaagatatatatgatCAAGTAGATAATACAtatgataaagaaaatataaaaaatgaatttaaaGATATCGAATTTGATGACTTAGACAAATTAAGAAATGTTAACAAAACATCCAAGGACAAAAATGTTAATgtaatgaaaaatattaataatttgGATCAGGATCAGAATGAtctaaataatattataaatgaGGAAGATGAGCAAGACGACCAGGAGGCCGAGGATAATGACGaatatgatgatgatgatatgGATAATGACATTGATAGTGACATTGATAGTGACATTGATAGTGACATTGATAGTGACATTGATAGTGACATTGATAGTGACATTGATAATGACATGGATAATGACATGGATAATGACATGGATAGTGACATAGATTCATATGACAATGATTATAATGATTATTCATGA
- a CDS encoding CPW-WPC family protein (part of same gene as PGSY75_1338800A~gap found within coding sequence) has translation GWSMMENGFCRAPENYKKSLKCKEDVSFKDMNSDQKHSYSLACNVDFPFKDKQDCKRNYSLACPLGWIPSKKINYCKAPINYKSSICKNVLKFKNISNNQKNYYLNFCDIDWPCEGEIQNSMIYTQISADDFEEPGKKKYTRGPVDSETGLII, from the exons tgGATGGTCTATGATGGAGAATGGATTTTGTCGAGCTCCtgaaaattataagaaaaGTTTAAAATGCAAAGAAGATGTTTCTTTTAAAGATATGAACTCTGATCAAAAACATTCATACTCTCTTGCTTGTAATGTGGATTTTCCATTTAAAG atAAACAGGATTGTAAACGCAATTACTCACTCGCATGCCCACTAGGATGGATACCTtccaaaaaaataaattattgtAAAGCACCAATAAACTATAAAAGTTCAATTTgtaaaaatgttttaaaatttaaaaacatttcaaataatcaaaaaaattattatctgAACTTTTGTGATATTGATTGGCCCTGTGAAGGAGAAATACAAAATTCAATG aTATACACGCAAATTAGTGCTGACGATTTTGAGGAACCAggaaaaaagaaatatacCAGAG GACCAGTTGATTCAGAGACTGgattaattatttaa
- a CDS encoding hypothetical protein (conserved Plasmodium protein, unknown function), whose translation MSLKKYPFYYIKKKNVMSFSFFALCNIKINDKAYQNVYNLMFYYNNIRYNTNINLTQKKNNIFEEELTKVFKEYPILKRNNISDYEEILIKEDDINNKYKIGDIICIDDHTFGVVLQINQNNTIIGKIYQKNIKNKYNNNNIINININEKRNVYSPYEYLKYLFSKHNNKLNIFHHNYKEIYHKRSIKKQLHSNIFLIDIFNKIKYGQKICVITEKDTAKNVLLLSLIYENLLINTICKNENLFIICSNIHKSELKLFFQKLHELFRQMLNKSGKNNNNNNNKRMDNINNIDIKMNNMYKNNDIYETNIVDKLYSENYIYEDDIKIPNDILWINSTTHYDTQYSCYLAPILTTYNLNEYKKKYKNIIMVFYNVTRYNEIVTDLQNYMNIFMKNYYNNKKKQEIENKIKNIWKDEFFITSLPLSAHSIISKYLSHAMYPHYLEKEEEAGIELKKNKYIYDSTSYKNNKIDINDKNDILYTLDSYKYYDYINLNISNLQINNISNSVTSFCFIDKTQHELTRINDYALSLCDNYISLIDNKYNINPEMDINSFLHNKIIENNQIWYIVKKDIQHIFNKRDEYIKLIENKGKMNIYIDHWEEENFVHYNNIYYIIVYKNFNIFNLNSFQLLVLLRSLIYSNFTNTNISKDHIHFFYQQFFHYYYQNFKYFSILHDEYYKNLNKFKQTQGAQEFINKVDTVMKYIKPNFKNQKNFI comes from the coding sequence ATGTCATTGAAAAAGTAccctttttattatattaaaaaaaagaatgtcatgtccttttctttttttgcactttgtaatataaagataaatGATAAGGCTTATCaaaatgtttataatttgatgttctattataataatataagatataatacaaatattaatttaactcaaaagaaaaataatatatttgaagAAGAACTAACAAAAGTATTTAAAGAATATCCAATTcttaaaagaaataatatatcagattatgaagaaatattaataaaagaagatGATATAAACAACAAGTATAAAATTGGAGATATCATTTGTATAGATGATCATACATTTGGTGTAGTTTTACAAAttaatcaaaataatacaatCATAGGTAAaatttatcaaaaaaatataaaaaataaatataacaacaataatattattaatattaatataaatgaaaaaagaaatgtATACTCTccatatgaatatttaaaatatctattctcaaaacataataataaattaaatatatttcatcATAATTACAAAGAAATTTATCATAAAAGATCAATTAAAAAACAACTACACAgtaatattttcttaatcgatattttcaataaaataaaatacgGACAAAAAATCTGTGTAATCACAGAAAAAGATACAGCAAAAAATGTTTTGCTACTTTCTTTAATTTATGAAAATCTATTAATCAACACAATTTGTAAAAATGAAAACCTTTTCATTATTTGCTcaaatatacataaatcTGAATTAAAGCTCttttttcaaaaattaCATGAATTGTTCAGGCAAATGTTGAACAAGTCAggtaaaaataataataataataataataaaagaatggacaatataaataatatagatataaaaatgaataatatgtataaaaataatgatatatatgaaaCCAATATTGTTGACAAATTATATTcagaaaattatatttacgaagatgatataaaaataccGAATGATATTTTGTGGATAAATTCTACAACACACTATGACACACAATATTCTTGTTACCTTGCCCCTATATTAACAACATATAATTtgaatgaatataaaaaaaagtataaaaatataataatggTATTTTATAATGTAACCAGATATAATGAAATCGTTACCGACTTgcaaaattatatgaatatatttatgaaaaattattataataataaaaaaaagcaagaaatagaaaataaaataaaaaatatatggaaaGATGagttttttattacatCCTTACCTTTGTCGGCACATAGTAttatttcaaaatatttatcaCATGCAATGTATCCACATTATTTggaaaaagaagaagaagcaggaatagaattaaaaaaaaataaatatatatatgatagtacatcatataaaaacaataaaattgatataaatgataaaaatgatatattatacacATTAGATagttataaatattatgattacataaatttaaatatctctaatttacaaataaataatatatcaaatagTGTTActtcattttgttttattgATAAAACACAACATGAATTAACTCGAATTAATGATTATGCATTATCTTTATgtgataattatatttcactgatagataataaatataacataaatCCTGAAATGGatataaattcttttttacataataaaattattgaGAATAATCAAATATGGTATATTGTCAAAAAAGATATTcaacatatttttaataaaagagatgaatatattaaattaattgaaaataaaggtaaaatgaatatatatatagatcattgggaagaagaaaattttgtgcattataataatatatattatattattgtatataaaaatttcaATATATTCAATTTAAATTCTTTTCAACTACTTGTCTTATTAAGgtcattaatatattccAATTTTACCAACACAAATATTTCAAAAGACcatattcattttttttatcaacaattttttcattattattatcaaaatttcaaatatttttctatattacatgatgaatattataaaaatttaaacaAATTTAAACAAACCCAAGGAGCACAagaatttattaataaGGTTGACACTgttatgaaatatataaagcccaattttaaaaaccaaaaaaattttatttaa
- a CDS encoding hypothetical protein (conserved Plasmodium protein, unknown function): MLPLIRKESSCELNNLTHSFSNKTDSSDDMAFYNKTPHRTEEDNFKENNNYMKTSYSTKKRVYTPCNYDKSDIYSDKEKEDKISLYTTPKRCKRRNITKKESSNVKSRSSNSRKKKDLCDELVNIRTPVKSKNEYLIEKEIYESITKDKWLMNESNMNELPENIKDEYVSYLCSPLKRSERLIKSKINKMLNENIEQIKQEQMASNSDTYKNSCSNSDILNNDDNSVAHCDFIPEEEEKCWDEFYTQSIDKTRPFTGITTELAVDIITEMLRSKIKKIKIKNKEFFSPISENDTIMEIGHGNHPLAVQMFEKWGTVGRYVGIEFSGEASKEALKCDKLKNLYLMRKVEFIKILSMKYYKDNYLNGVVAESNISPVNTKTDFIELYTFKYIFAKSTLDYITCRMDDIGNSCDWEEDLQISPTVVDMFNSLADSLQNCKKAKNNSYIIFVEPSNSSKFRDHILTIFKVIYTATFKYGSSAKYLRLYKLLNHNKACGYMLEKRNEVYESFEEMRHEFLKLILKSSITKNIDEVDWFLPTQVPKRWLSRNPADIEYLVKLDRTHF; encoded by the coding sequence atgttaCCATTGATACGTAAAGAATCTTCATGtgaattaaataatttgaCACATAGTTTTTCCAATAAAACAGATAGTAGTGATGATATGgctttttataataaaacacCTCACAGAACTGAAGAAGACAATTTTaaggaaaataataattatatgaaaacTTCATATAGTACAAAAAAGAGAGTATATACTCCATGTAATTATGATAAATCCGATATTTATAGtgataaagaaaaagaagataaGATATCTTTATACACTACACCAAAAAGATGTAAAAGACGTAATATTACTAAAAAAGAATCATCCAATGTGAAATCTAGAAGTAGTAATAgcagaaaaaaaaaagactTATGTGATGAATTAGTTAATATACGTACACCTGTGAAAAGTAAAAATGAGTATTTAATTgaaaaggaaatatatGAAAGTATTACTAAAGATAAATGGCTTATGAACGAATCCAATATGAATGAATTACCAGAAAATATTAAGGATGAATATGTGTCCTATTTGTGTAGTCCTTTAAAAAGAAGTGAACGTTTAATTAAGAgtaaaattaataaaatgcttaatgaaaatatagaaCAAATAAAACAAGAACAAATGGCTTCAAATAGtgatacatataaaaatagttGTTCCAATAGcgatatattaaataatgatgataattcAGTAGCTCATTGTGATTTTATTCCTGAAGAAGAGGAAAAATGTTGGGATGAATTTTACACACAAAGTATTGACAAAACTAGACCATTTACTGGTATTACAACAGAACTAGCTGTTGATATAATCACAGAAATGTTAAGatcaaaaataaaaaaaattaaaattaaaaataaagaatttttCTCACCAATTAGTGAAAATGATACTATCATGGAAATCGGACATGGAAATCATCCTTTGGCTGTTCAAATGTTTGAAAAATGGGGAACAGTTGGTAGGTATGTTGGTATAGAATTTAGTGGAGAAGCTAGTAAAGAAGCTCTTAAATGtgataaattaaaaaatcTATATCTTATGAGAAAAGTAGAATTTATTAAGATACTAAGcatgaaatattataaagataattatttaaatggTGTAGTTGCTGAATCAAATATTTCTCCAGTGAATACTAAAACAGATTTTATTGAATTATATActttcaaatatatttttgcAAAAAGTACATTAGATTATATAACATGCAGAATGGATGATATTGGAAATAGCTGTGATTGGGAAGAAGATTTGCAAATTTCACCAACAGTTGTTGATATGTTTAATAGTTTAGCAGATTCCTTGCAAAATTGTAAAAAGGctaaaaataattcttatataatttttgttgAACCAAGTAATTCTTCCAAATTCAGAGATCATATTTTAACCATATTCAAAGTTATCTATACAGCTACATTCAAATATGGAAGTTCTGCTAAGTATTTGAggttatataaattattaaacCATAATAAGGCATGTGGTTACATGCttgaaaaaagaaatgaagTATATGAAAGTTTTGAAGAAATGAGACATGAATTTTTAAAACTAATTTTGAAATCGTCcattacaaaaaatattgacGAAGTAGATTGGTTTTTACCTACACAAGTACCAAAAAGATGGTTAAGTAGGAATCCAGCAGATATAGAATATTTGGTCAAGTTGGATAGAACTCACTTTTAA